A stretch of DNA from Solea solea chromosome 11, fSolSol10.1, whole genome shotgun sequence:
TGGGTGGCGTCGGTCTGTCAGTGGGTCGTCCCTCCGTTCCAAAACACTTCACTTGTGACAAGACAGCAATTTTGAGAAAGCTTTGAAACAGCCACATGTCAGTGGTGATATCTCTGACTGCAAATGGGCCTGAACCACTCACCTTTCGCCAGAACCACTGTAGAGTTTACTTTATCAATTGTGTACAAAATCCCCTCATAGCGATTTTGGGCTCTTGAAATTAACCATATTTTACAGCCAATGAAGGGCTTTACTGAACTCATGGCTACACAATTTTTAGGACAGCCGCTAGCAAACTCCAACAACAACTCGCCTCATGTGGCAGCACCCAAACAAAAGGGGAACCAGAAACAATTTATAGGCGTTAAACAGGTGACCCGAAACCACGCCCACTGATTGGTTGAAACACACCTGGCACTAATTCACTGTCAGTAACTGTGGATGCTGGACctttatccatttttttttttaatatatattttttttctatgtcgTCATGATTATTTGTAACAGTACCATTTATGTGGACAGCGTGTGTGTAGTTGACGCGGACTCTTTTCTGGACAACATTTATGACAGCTGAGTGCTTGGGACAGCTGCTGGGTCTCCGGGAAAAAAagtagcagccattttgggTCGTCTACGATATAGTAAAATGCTTCAATGCAGTACATAATCTCACAAATATGTGCTATACCGAACAGAAACTTCCCGAGACAGTGTCCGCGTTGTGATAATGTCCAGCCGGGAGCGACTCTATCAGCGCCGGTGTCGTTTTCCCGGTATAGTAACTACCGTACACTGAGCTCACACTGACTGCAGCTCACAAGTATTTGATCCAGGATTTATTTTCCTCAACGAGCCAATCACAGCGCCCGGTGAGGCCACGTCACTGAGTCCACATCCAATCGGCGCATGCGTCTCGCGAGCGAGCGTAGCTCGGCAAAGATGGCGGTGGGCTCCGATTCGCTGGAGAATGTTTTGTTGTACGCGAAGGGTGGCGAAAAAGTAGTTAGAAATGTAGTCGGGTTTCTTGAGTGTGAGCTATCATGAGTGGATCACGTCAGCGCAGTAGAGAGAGTTCAGCGTGCAGCGAATCACGTCGGAAACTCAGCCGTCGGCAACAATTCTAATGTTCAGTGCAGCAAAATGGGACTTTAACAACAAGAGCTTGCTAAGGCAGGTAAGATAGCTGCCCGCTCCggttagctaacgttagcttatTTTGGTCACGTTGTTCAACTGGTTGTAGCTAACTTGGCTCCACTTGTGTCGGCTCCCGAAACTAATGCGAAGCGGAGAGTTGTTGGACACTCCGTTGATTTCACGTGTCTCCGCTGCTGTAGGAACTGGAGTGCACGGAGGTGTCATCAACTGTGCGGGGTCCTGCAGTTCAGGCATGGATGGAGCAGCCGGGACAACATCACCGGCGAGACTGAACATGACAGCCCCGCCAAGTGAGTCCAAGTCGGCGACGGCTAGCGGAGTCTTTTCGGTAGGACCAGATGGAGCATCTTGTGTTGGGAAACCAGGAAGAACTGGTGTTCAGACTTTAAATGGAAGTGTCGTGGTCACGAACTGTCACATTCCAGCTGACGGTAGCAGTGACAGCAACTCTCAGCCAGCTGTCACGCTTGTAAACAACGGACCTGTTTCTGCGATCAAAGGCAGCGCAGCACCTCACTGCTCTATTATTCAGACTCCAGTCTCGAGTGGACATAATACGGTCACCTCGCCTGTGATTTCGTCTCAGTCCTCCGTGAATAGTGTTCCCACGGTCACGCTCGTCAGGCCACCTATGCAAACTCCCAGCAACACCTCACACCTTACCACAGTCTTAACAACGGCACCTGTCACGGTTGGATCTGTTGCCAACTCCACAAAGACTATAGTGCAGACTGGTGCACAAGTCGTCGCTTCAACTGTTTTGACCGGGACAACCGCGACTGTATTGCAGAACCTGAGGACTTCAGTACCATCAGCAATCGCTGCCGCTTCTCCTGGTGGAGTTCGAACCATTGCCCCACAGGTGCTGGCCCCTCGACTTACTCAGCATCATCAAAATGCCCCAAACGCTCCAAATATCCAAAACATCCAGCTGCCTCCAGGTAAACTTATAACCAGTTTAAGAACATCATAAAGTTTTCTCTTGTAACAAGTTAGACAGTCACCGTGTCTACATGGACAACAATAATCTGACTACTACTGACCAGATTATAATGTTTACATGAAATGCTACTAGAATATTCCATTTATATTCCACTTTACATGATAAGCAAATTCAGATCATAGATATGTATTTGGCACATTAGAAAAAAACAGTGCTTAACAAAAGCAAATGGTTAGACAAGGCAAAGACAGTATGagtataaaacaatttaaacagAGGCAAACAATAAGACTGCTTCAGAATTACAAGGATAAGGAAGATTtaaaacagcaaagaaaaggCCCAGGACGTCGGATTTGCATCTAAAAAGTCCTATTGGATATTATCTGATCAAAACACATCTACGTAATGCAAATGATTGTAATCACGTTGTCTTTCTAGGGACAATAGCAAAGTATGGCTATGGCTAAATATATGTAACTAAGCATCTCTCCCACAGTTTGAATAATGGTCAGACCCCTCTCTTACATTAGATAATACTAGAGCAGATTTTGCTTTTAACCTCGGGCTATTAATGGAATAATTAAGAAtttgtgacacaaaacaaaattgcTCAAATGTAGAAATTATTTCAGGTTTGGGAATCTTCAATCGTTCAGACCGTAAAATGTTACAACCACAAACACAGTTATTCTAAAACATTTTGCATACTATTATATAGCATGTATTCTCCCACAACCCAGCACAAAACAGTTTTGTTGTTCTGATATACTTTGGTACTAATTTGTTATAGATCAGCATATGGGCAATAATTGATAAGATACAAAAAGTGCATGATTCAAGTAAATAGTTGTAATTTACTTTCAACTGTGCCCTGAAATTATACATTGTTTCAGGGCTTTAAATGCTTTTGATTTATATAACAGTATTCACCCATGAACCACAACATTTAATCCAATTATCGGTTTCAATGTTGTGCCTGTTTACTGTAAACACATGGAAATTCTCCCCCTGGCATTGTacccatttttattttctgcccTGTCAATTTTAGATTTTCTTTCTGTTGTGCAAAAGGACATGATCAAAGTAAGATGCTACAGCTCCAGGAGCTAAAATCATTTTGAAAGGAACTCATCAAAATGGGAGGTGGTGCTTGTAGCCTGAGGAGATAATTATAGTCTGCTGAATCTTCCTTCAAAGTATTGGTTGTAACATTATGCTTCCTGTTATTCACCATAAGCATCTTAACTACCttcctgtaaaagaaatatAGCATTTTCCATTAACTAGATTTCATTGTCACTTTTCAGGGGTTGTTAATTTTTATGTCACTACATCTATTCAGAGGAATAATTCATATCTCCCTCGTGTCACGTTGGTGTATTGATTAGACGGATGGGAACAGAAAAGCATTAACCTGTGTAACCCTCCGACCTGTGCCTGTTACAGGCATGGTCTTGGTTCGTAGTGAGAGTGGGCAGCTGCTGATGATACACCAGCAGACCTTGGCTCAGATGCAGGCTCAGTCGCAGTCCCAAAACGCCATGACGCCGCGACCCGTCGCCCCCACGAGCACTCCACCTGTGCACATCACTTCTCTACAGGTACCAGGACTGAGGATGAATACATGGCCCCCAGTCACAATCGCAAAATATGACTCATACCTTTTAGACAGTGATGCACAAATATCATGCAATAGATGTATAGTGTTGCATTTGCAGCAAGAAGTTTGTgtcggtcagaacaagggcatttctgcatggagtttggaTGTTCTTTCCATGTGTgtatgggttttctccgggttctccggtttcctctcaGTCCATAAACATGtagatttgaggattaggcaaattggacacgctaaattgaccgtaggtgtgagtgtcgGAGTGAATGGACTGGCTACCTGCTGACTGAACTTCTTGAGTGATCGATAGTCAATGTTTCAGTGCCATTTAACTATCTTTTAATTTTGCACattgtgaagtaaaaaaaaaaacacattttacattatagtctgatttaattacattttggcTGCTATTTTCTTATGCACACGCTGGCTGAGTGGTTTCCGATCAAATCTGATGGCTTCAAATACAAATGAGTCAACAAACCATAAGAAGTCAGggagaaatgtgaaaatatgttacatttttattggtGAAACTATAAGTGCTATTTTGACTTACGTATGTTCAACGTGTACGTGTCATGTCCCTATAGGCTCCAACTGCATCACTGCTCACTCGTTCAGTTGCCCCCACCACTATTATTAAACAAGCGACCACAGCCCAAACCTCTGTGACAGCCACCACACAACTGCAGAGGCCTCCTGTGTTGCAGGTAACTCCATCACACATCTCTTTTGACAGTTTTCATTGCCCGTGCAAAATATGAAGTCAAATGAATCCATTAGTACTGTCCATTCCATCTTCAAGAATGGTAACTAATGTCCATTTGAATGACTCAGTTATTACATCAAACCTGGCTTGTGGAGTCTGTTACTCTTGGAGAATGAAGATTAAACCAAACTGGCAGCTCTGTGTAGGACATTCAGTTTATTGGCACACTTTTACAACCGTAAATTTGGCTTAAATTGTATTGCGTATTGGTCATTATATGGGCATAGCTTGATAATAATTGCATCAACTTTATAATTTCCCTTTGCTCTCCTGCTCACGTCACTCAAGTCAAGGCATTTGtctttatcttctttttctctttgcctAAACTCCGTGTTTCACTCATGgaccttttttagtttttgttcccTCTCACCTCCCACGGATTGTCCACAAATGTCGCTGTGCTCACTGTGTAATTTGGCATTGCTTCGCTTACGATTGCCAACAATATGTACTAAAAAATTGGATTATTCTGCAGAATCTGACTCAAGTACTTGCAGTGCATGTTTGAAGAAGCTTGTGATTTTAGATAaagtctttttcatttttctgtttatcTCATTCGTGGGTCTCCTAAGTTCTGAAGAGGATAGGAGTTTCAGTTTCGTTGTTTGTGTGGTCATCCTGTTTTGCCAAATACCTGCAAACAAAAGCTGGGCTTCCATTGTGTAATTGTCTTGCTGTTGTAATTGAATATTAAAACAGCAAACTGCAATATCAAGCTCTTCCAAGGATGAATTGTACTTGGAAATCAAAAATTGTTTCCTACATTTCATGTCAAGACTGTATATTCACTGACGTTTATAGAACACCATCATGATGGGAGGAGCTGCTACCACCCCAGAACAGCCACTGGGGACGTCCACCACTGTTCAGGCTGGATCTGCAGCCACTACAGTAACAGCAAGGTGTGGGCCCATGAGGCCCCCTCCAATAGCTGTCTCAGCTGTAAGAGAGAAGTACTAAGACTGGATCATTTTGTCCATGTCCTGAACTGTAAGTCTAACGTGTATAATAACGAGATGTGCATGCTGTTCTTGCAGGAGACACTGGAGAATGTGAAAAAATGCAGAAACTTTCTATCCACGCTGATTAAGCTGGCGTCCAATGGAAAACAGACCTCCGAGACGACGGCCAGTGTTAAGGAGCTGGTCAAAAATTTGCTGGTATGTTTTTCTACATCCCATCCttcatctcacactcacacaacaaaAGCAGCTATTGTGATTCTCCAATTAAAATCTGGTATCTAGTTAGTGGCATAATAGCACTTTATTTAAAGAGCACATTATCAAGATGGTAGTAATTTTGCTACCCTTCAGTTAGGGGTGCATAAAGCATCTACAGTCTGCATGAGGATCTGTTTTTGCATCTGTACAGAGAGGTGATCTCTATTGCTGCCTGGTAAATCTGCCATTATCACTCTATTAAGTTAAGgaacatctgtgtgtctgtgtgtgtctcagttgaagccaacataaaaacatcttatcaaatagttttaatttctCTTCATATGATGGCAAAGGGTCCTTTTGATGTCTTTGAAGTGCCCCACCAAAGGCAAGTGCcctttatcatttttaaatagctttgatgtaaaaatgtgacatcTCAGATGATGAAAGAAGCGTGATGTTACTAATCTATTATTTCAAGaaacgtctgtctgtccgtctgttaaTCACAATAATGTTCACCTGACagacttcaaacttggcaggtgacttactatgagtgccagtgtgtgcagtgtggtaaAAATGCAACAGATTTATCACTAAATGAGCCGCTTCCTCATGCCGAAAGACAGTCAATGCCAATAGAGGGAAGATACACAAGTCCACCCATCCATAGTGTGGTGCACTGTGATTGCTGATGCTTGTGTAATTtaagcttttgtttttgaaaagcgGGTTCATAGTGTCTTGTGTTACCTTTGTCATTGGCTTTGCCAGATATTTTGTTATTAGAGTAACATGAGTAAACACAGCAGATGACTACTGGCCTGGGATTAATTCTAGAGCTAAACCGCCACCAACTAAAGTGTGACAAACAATTTCAAGTGACACATTTTAGACAaacctctcctctttttttttttttgcctagaCTTGAGCACTTGGTTTGTTGCTGTATGTGCTCAGCAGCCCTGCTCCactgtgactgaaaacaaaacgacaggttttgtttatcaaaacatcacaaaagGCCATTGCATTCAAATGTGATTCTCTGTCTTTTGACCAACAGGAAGGAAAGATAGAGCCTGAAGATTTCACCGGTAGGTTATACCAGGAGCTCCATTCCTCACCACAGCCTTACCTTGTGCCTTTCCTGAAGGTAAGTTCAGGTTAACATGTTCCCACTTTGTGGTGTAGACGGAACACAGTACTGATCAGGCACATTCAGCTCGACTGTGCAGAGTCTGTAgtgattttctgtgtttatgtttgtgttaaatTGCCATGTTAGATTGAGATAGGGTTCTTGTAGGTCCTTTTATTTTCACATGAGCTTTCAAATCACTAatgagctgtttttgtttgccatTTTGCGCTTAAATACAtactttttgcacattttaatttgttacaTGATTCTATACCgcaatatatatgtattattattactatttcaTGTTAGTTTAATATTATCTTTTTACTTCTAATCATTGTCCTGGCAGTGTTTTGGAAGTAAAGTGTGTAACGCACTCTTGCCACTTTTGAATGATTAACGAAGTGTTTAAAAAATTTGATTTTGAATAACTTCTGTTTTCATACAACTGTTTATTCCacaattattttctcatgttttgaCCGTGGCTGTGAAACTCTGCTTCTATTTTACACAGACTTGTGTGAAATGTTCATATAGTCTTTGTGCCCCGCAGAGAAGTCTCCCAGCGCTGCGTCAGATGACTCCAGACTCTGATGCCTTCATCCAGCAGAGCCTCCTGCCTCAGCCCAGCACTCGGCCTGCTGCGGCGGCTTCTACGGCCCTCACCGCTGTGGTGCTGCGACCTCCGCTGTCCACTGCAGCCACTGCAGCCACCAGCACCGCTGCAACCAAAACCACAGTCATCAGCCTCACTCAGACGCCGCACAGCAAATCAGCACTGGTAATATTTCTGTTGTGATTGACTCACAGGTGGAAGTTCCTAAGTGTATCCGTCTGATTTTTGTTTCCtcctttgttgtgtttctccTCCTTTGTCAGATCGTGCCACAACAACAGGGGGCGATGGCGAGGACACAGATGACAGTAACTCAGTCTCCCATGGTGACACTGAGAGGACAACCTCAAAGTCGCATCGTTGTGGGTCAGCAGCCACAGGTCGTCAAACAGCTACAGACAGGTGGTTATTTATCAGAGGGCATCACTGCAAATGCTCTAAGGTCCTTTTAAGTCTCTTAAAAGTGCTGTGTACTCTATGGAAGTGCTGCCACCCTGTGGATATTGTCTGTAACTGCAGGATAAAATCCAGTATTTGATAAAGATGCCAATTttgattacaaaaaaaaaaaatcagactttttATTGACATTGTGGATGCGTTTCAAGctgttttcactgcaggaaCATTGTTGTCGTTGTTCTCACTTATCAGCCTAAGTCTCAACTGGCTTCTGTTACTTTCAGTTCCAGCTGTGAAACAGATGTTGGCTCCAGCGGCAAAAGGAGGACAAGTCATCAGTCAGACCCTTCTCACTGCTGCTCAGAGGAACAAGCTGAAGGAGGCAGGAGGAACCTTCAGGTGTGTCTCACATCCAATTAAATATTCAGTTGGTGCCTTTGTCCAGCGTATTTTTGTACTATGATTAGGGAGAATAATTTGGCACATGTTATACAGTATTTGCCCGTAGATTCACTTCCTCTTTTGCTTCAGTATAAGATTTGTTCTAATCTTTGTACAatgtgagttttctttttacttgaGTTAGCAGAGAACACCAAAAACAGATGTAAATTATGTTCATGTTGCCATCTCtctaatacattttcttttaaatgtaggGATGATGACGATATCAATGATGTGGCCTCTATGGCAGGAGTCAACTTGTCGGAGGAGAGTGCCCGTATCTTAGCAACCAGCTCTGAACTTGTTGGCACGGTGACTCGTTCCTGTAAGGACGAGGCCTTCCTCTCCACCACCTTACTCACCCGGAGAGCTCTTGAGATCGGTGAGACACATTAACTGAGAAGGAACGGTGCGTTCTTGGTTGTTAAGGTCGACGCTGTTTCACTACTGTCCAAAACTTAAT
This window harbors:
- the LOC131469036 gene encoding transcription initiation factor TFIID subunit 4-like — translated: MRSGELLDTPLISRVSAAVGTGVHGGVINCAGSCSSGMDGAAGTTSPARLNMTAPPSESKSATASGVFSVGPDGASCVGKPGRTGVQTLNGSVVVTNCHIPADGSSDSNSQPAVTLVNNGPVSAIKGSAAPHCSIIQTPVSSGHNTVTSPVISSQSSVNSVPTVTLVRPPMQTPSNTSHLTTVLTTAPVTVGSVANSTKTIVQTGAQVVASTVLTGTTATVLQNLRTSVPSAIAAASPGGVRTIAPQVLAPRLTQHHQNAPNAPNIQNIQLPPGMVLVRSESGQLLMIHQQTLAQMQAQSQSQNAMTPRPVAPTSTPPVHITSLQAPTASLLTRSVAPTTIIKQATTAQTSVTATTQLQRPPVLQNTIMMGGAATTPEQPLGTSTTVQAGSAATTVTARCGPMRPPPIAVSAETLENVKKCRNFLSTLIKLASNGKQTSETTASVKELVKNLLEGKIEPEDFTGRLYQELHSSPQPYLVPFLKRSLPALRQMTPDSDAFIQQSLLPQPSTRPAAAASTALTAVVLRPPLSTAATAATSTAATKTTVISLTQTPHSKSALIVPQQQGAMARTQMTVTQSPMVTLRGQPQSRIVVGQQPQVVKQLQTVPAVKQMLAPAAKGGQVISQTLLTAAQRNKLKEAGGTFRDDDDINDVASMAGVNLSEESARILATSSELVGTVTRSCKDEAFLSTTLLTRRALEIGKKFGVSELSSDVINYISHATQQRLQNLLEKVSLAAQQKNINLKEDERAEQVSDVRSQLKFFEQLDQMEKQRKEEQEREILMKAAKSRSRQEDPEQLRLKQKAKEMQQQELAQIRQREANLTALAAIGPRKKRKAHSPVRGASAEGSGSGPCPPAGSSGAGSRQFMRQRITRVNLRDLLLCLENERGTSHSHLLYKGFLK